agtcaGGAGGGGCTCGACGATCGACTATGATTGATACGCCTAGACACATACAGATAGAGAGATGAGCACATTACACAAGACGAGAGAATGAGGACAGAAGCAGATGTATATCAAAAATAAAAAGGTGTGCTTGCATCTGCGCCGGGGGTAGCCCATGGGAGTGGgtgggggcagcagcagaagcagcagcaggaaaaGGAAGGGGACACTGTGGGACATTGGGGTCTGCCGGTGGATCGGTGAATGGGTCTAGTTCCATGTCACGCGTTTGACGGCCAGCACAATCGGAAAAtggagaaggcgaggcacacacacacacacacacacacacacacacaccacacacacaaagatCCGCGAGGCGATCAAAACCGGCAGTGTCGCACGACGAAGGCAGCGACAACAACACCAGCACAgcaggaggggaaggagaggtggggacgggggtgggggagcaGAGCGCAGCCCCAAGCGGGGAAAGTACCGAGCGAGAAACGCAGACATGTGGGAAGAGAGCAGGAGAGCCATGCAGGTCCGCCTGTCGGTGtcggtgtgtatgtgtgtatatgtgtgtgtagatGCTTCACTGCAACGTCCTCCGCACATACTCGCAGGCACGCGGGCACCTTTCAGATGTCGATGGTGCTCGTCAAACCTCGTCACTGCTGCTACTCCACTCGtccccttcttcttcgtcATCGAAACTATCGTAGGAGGAGTCGCTACTCTCCTCCACCGCATAGCTGTCACCCTGCGGCAAGGATCCTGCATCATGCTCACTGTGGGAGTatgcgtcgtcgtcggatTTGCTGTGGCCCTTCCTCTTTAACTTATCCTGGGTTTCACGGCGACGCTCAAAAACGATGTAGGCAAGCACCAGGCCCACCACTGCGAAACAGATAATGGAGAAGACAATAATGAGCACCACGGCCCACTTGTACGCCTGCGGCCAGCTCTCGTTCAGCGGCTGTAGACTTCCACCGAGCTCGTAGTCTAGGTCACGGATCACCATGTTCGCCGCTATGGGTACGCCATATAAAAGGATCCGCTGAAGAGCGTAGCGAATGGCGTCATCCATAATCGACAGCTCCACGACGCGGGGCACTGCCGCTACCACATCCCCATTACGGGGCGGCACGAGCAGAAGTTTGTCAGCACTGAGCGAATCCACTGCACCGGGAAGGACCGGCAGcagttgctgccgctgccattGTTGCTCGAGCgacatgctgctgctgctgctgtactCGGTAGCCAGCCAAGAGGATTAGGAAGGGAGCTCCGTTGTGCGCCCCGGCTGTCGGCTCTGCTGACTCGATATCTCTTTCTTCGATTTCCACCACACTGCGCTTCGCGATCTCGCGCTCGCCCTTCTTCTGCACCGGTGTCTTCCGTGCCACGAGGGaggtagggggagggggaggggccgtGGCTGAGGGAGGCTAGCTGGAAGAAAACGAAGCGACGGAGCAGACAATGATGAGACCGAATGATAAAAGAAGTCACGTTGAGGGCTGTCGTGAGAGCGCTGGGGCGAGAGAAGAAGTGGAATGAGAAGAGCCTGACGAGGGTGACGCGAGAGGCCGCGATGAAGGAGTGCGCGCTCGTCGACAGCGGTGTGCCCACAACTCTCCTCGTTTCCCAgcatcatcaccaccaccaccaccaccaaccccccccctccccccgaaaaaacaaaaaaaaacaaatcGAAGAGAGGCGAGTGTGTGCATGGGCACAGaaagcaccgccaccacaacGAACACGCAAAGCGGGGAGGCGTCCACAGGCAAAAAGTGAAGGGGGTGAAGCCGCGAGGGTGGCGGGGCCGTGTATCGCCCGGCGGgtgcgaggcgctgcggggaGGGCCACCGTGGTAAGGAAGCCGACGTGACGCCGTGCCATCTGCACCCTCTATACGGAACATACGCACCCGGCAAAAGAAGAAAGGACCCTTGCAGCGCCTTCGCGCAAGGCGAAGCGTAGAGGCCGGAGGTGCGCAGACCGCTGTAGCTTCTCTCGGCTTCGAGGAGAACCAAAATGTCGATGCACGAGGTCCTCGACTGTACGacgagcgcgcgcagctgtCCTTCTCCGGgtgccacgcacacagaagGCTTCGCTTCGCCACGgtctccctcctcctgtcGGTGTTTTGTTCGATAACGTCAACGCGTCGGCTGACGCCATTTTCGTTCGCTCGCGCCCGCCCCCCTTCCATTCCCAGGCTAACAACCACGCAGACGGACGCGCTTGCGCaacgacagcggcgtgctGGTCGGGGTGATGTCGGCgcgggagggggcagagCCATCGACAAACGCAAAGCGACAAGATGCGCGCCACCGGTGCAAggcagacgacgaggggaGACATCGAGGCAACAAACACCGTTGAACGCTGAAAATATGTGTGGATATGTGTGGACGCGCACTTGTGGGCGTCGGGGCGGAGCAGGGAAGAGGGGTATACACAGACGATGAGGACGTGGAGAggacagagagcgagaaacaAAGGAAAGGAGAACAGCTAGATCGAGTGGGTGGAAGGAGGCGACGGGGAAGCGCACGGAACACCATCCTGTCCCCGTGCACGCGCTCAGTTTGTGTGCAGCATGCATGCGAGTTGCGGTGGCCGTGCACTactggggagggggaggggtgcaggagagaggcacaggagaagaaggggtgCTGGTCTTAGAGGTGGGGGCCAGGCAGGCGCAAGGAGACCAAAAAAGGCGAAGCGAGGGCGGACAGAAACGCACACAACAATGGGCTCCTCGCtgttgcgcgcgtgtacgtgcaAGGGAGGAAGCGGAAAGAGGGACGATggagaaaaggagggagtGTGCGGGCGAGGGACGAGAGAGTCCCGATCTCGCAAGCGCTGAGCAGAATTGAAGAGACGATCCCATGCTCACATATCAAGCGGAACGAAAGGAGAATGAGAAGGGGCAACGGAAGTAAGAGACGGAAGACATGTTTGATGGCACACACCTGTACAAACATGCAAGCACAGAGGTCCGAATTCACAAAGGGAGAAAGatacacgtgcgtgtgtgtaggtgtgtcTCTCTACGCACACGTAATACCTATAGAAGCAGAACAGCGGAGTCACACAGGCGCGCAAACACAGACAGCGTGCAAGACACCCACACAGACAAGATGAGTGGCCCTCACGACGCAGTCGAGAGCTGCGACACACGCCTAACAGAAACCCTACCTCTTCCCCAAATAAAATCGAAAATGGTAAAGGCAGATCGCCATCGATGAGAGGTCCTGCGTtttggcggtggtggaccACGGAGacaaggcagcagcagggtgAGTAGTGAGGtcaaggggagggggcagcaatgcgagaacaaaaaaaaaacggccCGGGGATAcagatgcacacatgcagagGTAGAGATAAAGAGACATCAGcgcagaggcacacgcgtcgGCGATTCTCGAAACGCGAGTGAtgaaaaggaaaggaagaggggcaaCAATATACATATCATTTTTCTTCGCAAAGGAACGGCCAGTAGAATGAGGAAATGTCTAACGCGCAGATAAAACAAACAACATAACAACGGGCGAGTCGGGATTCGCAGGGTAGGGGGCGCAGACAGACGGAAAGTGATGGTGGTCGTGTTACAGCAGCCAGTGTCGCTGATGCAAAGTAGCCGTATCCCGCGCACTCGGctcctctctgcccctctcgCTGCGTCGTCAGCTCGTTGTTGGTGTATCCCCCGTAACACATGCGCGTACGCCAgcgacagagacagagagagttTAAAAAACGATGTAGAGCAACGAAGTGAAAAAGAGaattacacacacacacacacagacgaagTGCGAAAACCACATCAAGACTGCATCAAGAAGGGAGGGCGTAGTGAGCGAGCGTGAAGCACGGAGCAGATTCAGCTCACTCGCAATACGTGCGCGTTCTTCTTCGCTGCGCGACGGGTTCTCTCTCATCGTGAGtcgtccgcctcgtcgtcgcgcgtggcgggcgaCTCGGAgaggcggggggaggggcaggtCTCGGAGCGCCGTTGCGACGCGGACGTAATCCTCTTGTGATACAGGGAGCTCAAGAAGAGCATGCCGCTCGTGCGCCTGCACCGCTCTCCCCGCTCGTGGCGGTGCTTAATGCGGCGGTACCATCGAAAACTCTGAAAGGCACACCCCATGCCGCACAAGACGACAATGCTGCCAATGATAAGCCAGACATACCACAAGTCCCTCGACCAGCTCTTCATCGTCGGCATTGTATAAAGCAGTCGGTTCTGCTCCGCTGCCGGCTCCATGCACAGCGTGCCATACTTTGACACCACATACTCTTTTCGGCCGAGGTACGCATCACAGCCCGGAAGCGTGGCCCCGCTGCCCTTGAAGTCGGTCATGGAGACGCGTGAAAGTCGTGGGGGAGAGAAAACGTGCCCTATTCTGTGACGCGGCTGCTATTGTCGACGTCACCTGCACATAACTACGCATACGCAAGCAGGAACGCAGAgaatcacacacacacacacacacatacatacatatatatatatatgtatgtgtgtgtgtgtgtgtgtgtgtgtctgcgtgtacGTATTTATGTGCGGtggcagagggggagggggcgttgTTCTTGCCTTCCGGAGGGTGAGCAGTAGTGGCTGGGGTGACTCGTGGGAGGGAGTACAGGGCGTTCACGTGGAGCCGACGTGCTTGTctggaggggggaggcaggaAAGTGGCGAGAGGGACGGTGAGACGCACAGCATTGCATTACCAGAGATGAGTGGAAGAGAGAGTAGAAAAAGGAAAGTGGCAAGACTTGGAGAGAGGCATGACGCTccgtgagggagggggttcTGCCagtgacgcagcagcagagagcgagagaggtcCACGCACAGCCTATAGAGAACGCCTACAGCGCcagagccgccgcggcggcgggcggtAGCACTTCCTTTCCGCAGGCGACAGCATCGGCACGATTGACTCTGACGACTGCTTACCTGCACCAGCAACAGAGGCTCCGATGCGTCTGCGAGGACGCAGCGACAGGGCGTTCcgtgagggaggggagcTGGGCCTCGGTGAGTGGGTAATAGCTTGGACACTGAGGCGGGAAAGAGAcagggggtggaggaggcacCGATGAAGGGTGGAAAACGCGCGAGAGagcagttttttttttttattatTATTCGTTCTAGTGACACGTacagaaggagagggaggacgaGAGAAGGGGTACTTGCACAGAGGCACACAGAAAGaagtgcggcggcggcggcggcagcagggcATGTCAGGACATGAGGAGTCTCCCCACAACCCCAAGCGGAGGCACAACACCGAAAAGAAGGCGAGCaaacaagagagggagggggagcggggTAGGCAAGGGCGCACGGCGAAGTcgtaggggagggggagcgtcaagggagggaggggagtcGATGAGCGTTGTGGTGAGGGGTGAGCGGGGGTAGAGGGGGTAGAGGGAAAGTAGGAGGTgggcgacacacacacacacacgcacatgtaCACGAAGAATGAGAGACACCACGCATCTGCTCtcgtcgtctctctctctctaccaATCTCGCACATGCTCGGCCGACGGAGCGGCGAGAAAGGAGGAGACGTGGAGGCCGAACACCCACGCGTGAGGACATCACAAAGGTATACAACAGAGGGATATtaagaacacacacacacacacgcacacacgcgcagcgctCCACACAGCTctgtgcgtgagagagatGCGTGGGGTGATGCGCGCTCGTGTGATGGCGGATCTGTGCATCTACACGCTTGCATCTAcgcaaaacaacaaaaaaagagatAACGACAACTAGCAGGAGCAACCGAAGAAACGAGAGGGCGCTGGCGACTCTCCCGTCCACCGCAGACGGCGAGAAAGAAGACAAGACAACCGCAGGATGAGTGGGCGGGACAGCGGAGCGAGGGGATCGAGCTCGCCTCCAACGGAGTCGAgtggcgccggcaccgcccgACGTCCCGTCCACCACAAGGTgagtgtgcgcacgcgcacacgcacgagcgACGCCTCAGCgactgccaccaccactgccgcagtGCCGCCACATCCATCGCTGTCGATAGACTGGGAAGAGGCTAAAGTGCGTCCGCAGCGCTACCGACGAAGCGGCGCGATTGATGTTCCTCATGCTGTCGCGACTGGTCGCATCCGTCACGCCGGCCGACACGCATCGTGAGCGCAGCTCCACCAACGACTCGGCGAACAGTTGCTCCAGCTCTACTGTAGACACGACGAGAGATCGGAGGGCCGTCTCCAAATCGTCTGATGGCCAtctcgacgccgctgctcccgctgctgtcgaaCGCCTGGGCGCCACGACCGCAGTGAACGCTCGTATCGAAGCTGCGTCGGGATGGTTCGGTACGATCAGGTGCACATGCTCGTGAGTGTGCACGTTCCAcagggagaagaagaaggcgtCAGGGATCAAGagcgactgctgcggcggcggcggcggtggcggcgatggccgTGTCGGAGGCGAGGCTGCGTTGCCAGGCCCTCGCCGTTGGATGGCCTGCCGCGACCTAGAGCAGCACAAAAGAGGCAGTGCGACGGCATCCGATGAtgctgcagcgatggcgggCGTCCTCCCTgtcgccgtgccgctgccccgcCAGCTGCCCTGCCCTACATCATTCGTCTGCTTGTAGTAAAGCGGCCCTACATTGACAGCGACCTCGCGCTCACGCTGGCGATGAAaggctgcaccgctgcagtgcggccaccaccaccgccaccactccCGACAACATCGAAGCGTTCGTGCCACGCATCCCCAAACACCATCTCCTTGGAGTCTCAAGTGCGAGCCAGTCCCGCTTCCGACGCCCGGTGCGGCGAGCAGGCGGGCAATGAGCTCACTGTCCCGCGGTAAGCCTCGGCGTGAGCCGCCGCGActgctcctcttcgctgCCTGACCACaggtggagctgcagcgagctGGTGAGGCAAACAGCGGTGACGCCGATTTCGGCGGACGTCCACGGCGTCTCTTACAACcagcgccgtggcgcggAGGTGCAGGGGTTGGGCCCGCCTGCGTGGAGGTTGCGGCTTCGGAAGGGGGCGCAGCCCCTGCGCCCACAGCGCCAGTCGAGCGTTCCCTTCtcacgcggtgctgctgcatcgccacGGCGTGCGGCACATCGGCAAGCGGCAAATGCCGCACGTacgccctcgtcgccgcttccAGCCAGCGCCACACGCCTCGGTTGATCTGGCGGtgttgcagcagcacattCGACAGCAGAGCCGCCTCGATGGCCGCCTGTGGACTCGCGGCGACGGATGCATGCGGGGCGAGATGACCGCGATCGTGTCCGCGTGCCTTTAGCTCCGCCGGCACTCGTCGCGTTGTCTTCTTAAGTGAGCGGTCTGTGAAGAAGGTGATGCAGCGGTTCTGTCGCCGTGCGCGGTCGACTGTTTCGCGGGTGAGATAGTACCCGCACCACACAGGAAGACGGGCGACGGGATCGTACAACAGTGCAAACCCCTGGCGCGGCAGACATAgaagcggcgacgcagccgccagcgtcgcAGAACGCCGGTTCTCGGTGTTCTGGCAAGTAGCGGAGACGAAGACGTCTAccgcgtgctgcggcagcggttgCCACTGATGCAGAGGTGCTCGTGTGAAGTGCACGATGGAGAAGAGTGCCGAGGCGGCAAGGGAGGTCGTAGAGCCCttcgacgcggcggcgacggcggagcgCTTTGCGAGAGGGTGCGTGCCTTTGTTTACCATGCGCGTGCCCCACTGGacttcggcggcggtgttgcgaTCGGCACTGCTCTGCCGTGAGTGGCGCGCAGGGGAGTAGAGCTTCAGCAGCGTGGGCCGTGAGAGGCGCTGTGGGAGCCAGCGACAGCCTGTGCAGGCAGCCAGCCACTCCGCGGCATGCCCGTAGTCGAGCCGCCGCGTCTCGCTCACGGATCGATGCGTTGAAGTGCGCCAGagcctccgccaccaccacgacccCGGccatggagctgctgcgggagaaggcagcagccacagcggaTTGCGGTACTTGGCCTCGCGCTGAGTGTACAAgcgagctgcgcggcggctcAGCCACGGACTCAGGCGTGCACCGACGATCGCACCGCAGGTGCCCGCaactgctgcggtggcgcatgTCAGCCACAGCTTAagcggctgcgacggcgcgggGGACGACAGCGATGATGTTGGCGTCGGCTGTGCacgagcgccgcgccgcggcccagctGCGAAGTACGTGCAGTCATGCAATAGGCGCcgtgctgcctgcgcgcaACACTGCGGAAAGAGGAAAAACAGTGAAGGCAGCGAGACCGCTGGTGCTACGCAGTCGCATGATGAGCCGAGTGTCGATGGCTGCACAGCGGCCGGCTTAGCGGGTACGCTCTCCATCCGCGTGCTTCTTCGCAGATGTTTGTTGAAGCCacccaccacgaccaccatcGCCCCGAAGACACGGAAGCAGACCGCCCtcggagagagaagcacagggaggagagagccGCGCATGGAGAGGAGcagaaaacagagagagagagaggagagtcCAACGCAAGCAAGGGCGACCCGTCGCGGCAGCATGTCCAGCAACACATATATACGCACTCGCGTGCAAGCGCTGCGTAGCTCAGGGAGATGCTAAAAGGACCCTCAGAATGACAGATGGAGGTGGACGGCCGCAAGCGTCACCGGTGGACCCTGGAGTCCTGTGAGGAGGGCACCTCGTTGCACTGTGTATCCATGTGTACGCGTATGCACCTGTTGGGCTTTGTGCGGGCTGTATGGCAGATGAGGTCTCGAGTTCACTTCAGCAGTGGGAGTAGCAACATCGATATCGAATAGCACACAAGTTGCgctggcgagagagacatgCAGAAACAGCATACGGTGGAAGGGCAGAATGAGGAGAGATGcgtggagaggaggggtgggtcggcgcgtggtggtggcggtgaccAAAGAGACGCCAAGGCACCCCTACGTGAGagtgagacacacacacacgcacacacgcgaggCGGCATGTGCGCAAGCAAGCCAAGGAGCAC
This genomic interval from Leishmania major strain Friedlin complete genome, chromosome 13 contains the following:
- a CDS encoding DNA/RNA non-specific endonuclease-like protein yields the protein MLPRRVALACVGLSSLSLCFLLLSMRGSLLPVLLSPRAVCFRVFGAMVVVVGGFNKHLRRSTRMESVPAKPAAVQPSTLGSSCDCVAPAVSLPSLFFLFPQCCAQAARRLLHDCTYFAAGPRRGARAQPTPTSSLSSPAPSQPLKLWLTCATAAVAGTCGAIVGARLSPWLSRRAARLYTQREAKYRNPLWLLPSPAAAPWPGSWWWRRLWRTSTHRSVSETRRLDYGHAAEWLAACTGCRWLPQRLSRPTLLKLYSPARHSRQSSADRNTAAEVQWGTRMVNKGTHPLAKRSAVAAASKGSTTSLAASALFSIVHFTRAPLHQWQPLPQHAVDVFVSATCQNTENRRSATLAAASPLLCLPRQGFALLYDPVARLPVWCGYYLTRETVDRARRQNRCITFFTDRSLKKTTRRVPAELKARGHDRGHLAPHASVAASPQAAIEAALLSNVLLQHRQINRGVWRWLEAATRAYVRHLPLADVPHAVAMQQHRVRRERSTGAVGAGAAPPSEAATSTQAGPTPAPPRHGAGCKRRRGRPPKSASPLFASPARCSSTCGQAAKRSSRGGSRRGLPRDSELIARLLAAPGVGSGTGSHLRLQGDGVWGCVARTLRCCREWWRWWWPHCSGAAFHRQREREVAVNVGPLYYKQTNDVGQGSWRGSGTATGRTPAIAAASSDAVALPLLCCSRSRQAIQRRGPGNAASPPTRPSPPPPPPPQQSLLIPDAFFFSLWNVHTHEHVHLIVPNHPDAASIRAFTAVVAPRRSTAAGAAASRWPSDDLETALRSLVVSTVELEQLFAESLVELRSRCVSAGVTDATSRDSMRNINRAASSVALRTHFSLFPVYRQRWMWRHCGSGGGSR